In Microbacterium enclense, one genomic interval encodes:
- a CDS encoding helix-turn-helix domain-containing protein, with product MAQLTTADLLAQAERLGVARAAGPAGGAAIDRVDVTTLADLPALPAATLAVVAGDEPPAPYLVDVALRQASARGLAGLVMPVGFTATETAAALAARGGVPVLVSLAARAPDLAVAIDRVISGGAAESMTRAAFAVEKATQAAASGEGDTVAAILESAGAALGVRVSLREDLSTSWTDADAVFAGEVPIGRLVAETSDPAATVALPVVASLVSRAMQRNLQDRFAPNQSRADLIVELILAEAGRVDGFVAPAARLGLPLQLSHAVAWMRPQHRTDPGLRAPRFVEAALELFTLQLIEDRPELWHIAFLQDDVLVVSSEDHGAGDHQRRLRDIVLRVQAQARRLAGDDWTYTVGLGTPQTGAAGLRQSAAEARVAADSAMAAGRLDAIELTDVTGLRRLLLDFYASPVSRNLLDDILHPLDALGPERSTTAVRTLLSYLGNRNSLAQAGRELNLHPNAVGYRIRRARELLDVDLDDPDTRFAVELACRVRLLGAGR from the coding sequence GTGGCACAGCTCACCACCGCCGATCTCCTCGCTCAGGCCGAGCGCCTCGGTGTCGCGCGCGCCGCGGGGCCCGCGGGCGGGGCGGCGATCGACCGGGTCGACGTCACGACCCTCGCCGACCTCCCGGCCCTACCGGCGGCCACCCTCGCCGTCGTCGCGGGCGACGAGCCGCCCGCCCCCTACCTCGTCGACGTCGCACTCCGTCAGGCCAGCGCTCGGGGGCTGGCGGGACTCGTGATGCCCGTCGGCTTCACCGCCACCGAGACCGCGGCCGCCCTCGCCGCGCGGGGAGGCGTGCCCGTCCTGGTCTCCCTCGCCGCCCGGGCTCCCGACCTCGCCGTGGCGATCGACCGTGTGATCAGCGGCGGGGCGGCCGAGTCGATGACGCGCGCCGCGTTCGCGGTCGAGAAGGCGACGCAGGCCGCGGCGAGCGGCGAGGGCGACACGGTCGCGGCGATCCTCGAGTCCGCGGGGGCCGCCCTGGGCGTGCGGGTGAGCCTGCGCGAAGACCTCTCCACGTCGTGGACAGACGCCGACGCCGTCTTCGCCGGCGAGGTACCGATCGGGCGGCTGGTCGCCGAGACCTCCGATCCCGCCGCGACCGTGGCGCTGCCGGTGGTCGCCTCCCTCGTCTCCCGGGCGATGCAGCGCAACCTGCAGGACCGCTTCGCCCCGAACCAGTCGCGCGCGGACCTCATCGTGGAGCTGATCCTCGCCGAGGCCGGACGCGTCGACGGCTTCGTGGCGCCCGCGGCCCGCTTGGGTCTGCCCCTGCAGCTGTCGCACGCGGTCGCGTGGATGCGCCCGCAGCATCGCACCGACCCGGGCCTGCGCGCGCCGCGGTTCGTCGAGGCGGCGCTCGAGCTGTTCACCCTGCAGCTCATCGAAGACCGGCCCGAGCTGTGGCACATCGCCTTCCTCCAGGACGACGTGCTCGTGGTCAGCAGCGAAGACCACGGTGCCGGCGACCACCAACGTCGCCTTCGCGACATCGTCCTGCGTGTGCAGGCCCAGGCACGACGTCTCGCCGGCGACGACTGGACCTACACGGTCGGCCTCGGCACTCCGCAGACGGGCGCCGCGGGCCTGCGACAGTCGGCCGCGGAGGCGCGTGTCGCGGCCGATTCCGCGATGGCCGCCGGACGATTGGATGCCATCGAGCTCACCGACGTGACCGGGCTCCGGCGCCTGCTGCTCGACTTCTACGCGTCGCCGGTGAGCCGCAACCTGCTCGACGACATCCTGCATCCTCTCGACGCGCTCGGCCCCGAGCGGTCGACGACGGCGGTGCGCACGCTCCTGTCGTATCTCGGCAACCGCAACTCGCTCGCCCAGGCGGGGCGCGAGCTCAACCTGCACCCCAACGCCGTCGGCTACCGCATCCGGCGCGCTCGCGAACTGCTCGACGTCGACCTCGACGATCCCGACACCCGGTTCGCGGTGGAGCTCGCCTGCCGGGTTCGGCTTCTGGGCGCGGGGCGCTAG
- a CDS encoding amidohydrolase family protein — MSVLTLRAARPFGGEPVDVVVRDGLIAAIVPARTAAEGEVLDLDGRWIGPGLWDAHVHFTQWVISSRRVDVGGTASPDEVVDAVRRALATGAPRTDGVLVGYGYRDGLWTTPTSLGALDDAFPDDPVVLVSGDLHAGWMNSRGAERLGLRPDASGVVAEVEWIAALQRFQQAASLPVEAYGEVAEAAARRGIVGIVDYENVPNFLEWPERVAAGVRSLRVDASVWPDRLDEALAARLRTGDPLDPDGLVTMGRLKVVVDGSLNTRTAWCWDPYPGADADAEHGCGVQSVPVGELRRLLVRAEEGGILPAVHAIGDRANTEVIEVFEELGMPGIIEHAQLVRDEDFSRFRRAGLIASVQPEHAMDDRDIADLHWAGRTARAFAFGSLHRSGAALRLGSDAPVAPLDPWHAIASATARSRGDREAWHPEQRLPLDVALASSRRTTLAVGQPADLVVVDADPFACDRDALRAMPVAGTLLGGRFTHRAV, encoded by the coding sequence GTGAGCGTGCTCACCCTGCGCGCCGCTCGGCCCTTCGGCGGGGAGCCGGTCGACGTCGTCGTCCGCGACGGGCTGATCGCCGCGATCGTTCCGGCCCGGACGGCCGCGGAAGGCGAGGTGCTCGATCTCGACGGTCGATGGATCGGGCCCGGCCTGTGGGACGCGCACGTGCACTTCACGCAGTGGGTCATCTCGAGCCGCCGCGTCGACGTCGGCGGCACCGCGAGCCCCGACGAGGTCGTGGATGCCGTCCGCCGGGCGCTCGCCACGGGGGCGCCGCGCACCGACGGCGTGCTCGTCGGGTACGGCTATCGCGACGGTCTGTGGACCACACCGACCTCGCTCGGCGCGCTCGATGACGCGTTCCCCGACGACCCGGTGGTGCTCGTCAGCGGCGACCTCCATGCCGGGTGGATGAACTCCCGCGGTGCCGAACGGCTCGGTCTGCGGCCTGATGCGAGCGGTGTCGTCGCGGAGGTCGAGTGGATCGCCGCGCTCCAACGCTTCCAGCAGGCGGCATCCCTTCCGGTGGAGGCGTACGGCGAGGTGGCGGAGGCCGCGGCCCGGCGCGGGATCGTCGGGATCGTCGACTACGAGAACGTGCCCAACTTCCTCGAGTGGCCCGAGCGGGTCGCCGCCGGGGTCCGGTCGCTGCGCGTCGACGCCTCGGTGTGGCCGGACCGGCTCGACGAGGCTCTCGCGGCGCGGCTCCGCACCGGCGACCCGCTCGACCCCGACGGACTGGTCACGATGGGGCGTCTCAAGGTGGTCGTGGACGGATCGCTGAACACCCGCACGGCGTGGTGCTGGGATCCCTACCCGGGAGCGGACGCGGACGCCGAACACGGGTGCGGCGTGCAGAGCGTTCCGGTCGGCGAGCTGCGCCGCCTGCTGGTGCGGGCGGAGGAGGGCGGCATCCTGCCCGCCGTCCATGCGATCGGCGACCGCGCGAACACCGAGGTCATCGAGGTCTTCGAAGAACTCGGGATGCCGGGGATCATCGAACACGCCCAGCTCGTGCGCGACGAGGACTTCTCGCGCTTCCGCAGGGCCGGTCTCATCGCGAGCGTTCAGCCCGAGCACGCGATGGACGATCGGGACATCGCCGACCTGCACTGGGCCGGTCGCACGGCGCGAGCCTTCGCCTTCGGCTCGCTGCACCGCTCGGGAGCCGCGCTGCGGCTGGGCTCCGATGCCCCCGTCGCCCCGCTCGACCCGTGGCACGCGATCGCCTCGGCGACGGCGCGCAGTCGCGGCGACCGCGAGGCATGGCATCCGGAACAGCGCCTGCCGCTGGATGTCGCGCTGGCCTCGAGCAGACGCACGACGCTGGCGGTCGGACAGCCCGCCGACCTCGTCGTCGTCGACGCCGATCCCTTCGCGTGCGACCGCGACGCCCTCCGTGCCATGCCGGTCGCCGGGACTCTGCTGGGCGGCCGGTTCACGCATCGGGCGGTCTGA
- a CDS encoding DUF917 domain-containing protein: MASPSLSPPTTARVPEHVTADDIAALAAGAAIFGTGGGGAVYTSQMTTERAIREHGPVRLLSLDDLGPDDAVIMMSGIGAPTVGIEMLSSVQQVETLLREAERVAGREITAIMPAEIGGSNGVSPAGWAARLGVALLDADGMGRAFPEATMISTNVAGVPCEFAVLSDVVGNVVTLRTVDLGWLERHARAVTVAAGGICLGAHYLLTAETARGAVIPGTISTAIRVGRALLTASEPVAAVADELDADVLISGKIVDLSRRTEGGFVRGSITIAGIGTDRGRLQRIELRNENLVVLEDGEVLATVPDLITVVDIETGHAISTEMLRYGQRVSVLAWACDPLWRSDRGLEIAGPRAFGYDLPYVPFERKDAR; encoded by the coding sequence ATGGCATCCCCGTCCCTCAGTCCGCCGACCACGGCCCGCGTCCCCGAGCACGTCACGGCCGACGACATCGCCGCGCTCGCCGCGGGCGCGGCCATCTTCGGCACCGGAGGTGGAGGAGCGGTCTACACCTCGCAGATGACGACCGAGCGGGCGATCCGCGAACACGGTCCCGTGCGGCTGTTGAGCCTGGACGACCTCGGTCCCGACGACGCCGTCATCATGATGAGCGGCATCGGAGCCCCGACGGTCGGCATCGAGATGCTCTCGTCGGTGCAGCAGGTCGAGACGCTCCTGCGGGAGGCCGAGCGGGTCGCGGGCCGCGAGATCACGGCGATCATGCCCGCGGAGATCGGCGGCAGCAACGGCGTCTCGCCCGCCGGCTGGGCAGCCCGCCTCGGCGTCGCGCTCCTCGATGCCGACGGCATGGGCCGCGCGTTCCCCGAGGCCACGATGATCTCCACCAACGTCGCCGGCGTCCCGTGCGAGTTCGCGGTCCTCAGCGACGTGGTCGGCAACGTCGTGACCCTGCGCACCGTCGACCTCGGCTGGCTCGAGCGCCACGCTCGCGCGGTCACCGTCGCGGCGGGGGGCATCTGCCTCGGCGCCCACTACCTGCTCACCGCCGAGACGGCCCGCGGTGCCGTCATCCCGGGCACCATCAGCACGGCCATCCGCGTGGGGCGAGCGTTGTTGACCGCCAGCGAGCCGGTGGCCGCGGTCGCCGACGAATTGGATGCCGACGTGCTCATCTCGGGCAAGATCGTCGACCTCTCGCGTCGCACCGAGGGGGGATTCGTCCGCGGGTCGATCACGATCGCCGGCATCGGCACCGATCGCGGTCGCCTTCAGCGGATCGAACTGCGCAACGAGAACCTCGTCGTCCTCGAAGACGGCGAGGTGCTGGCCACCGTGCCCGACCTCATCACCGTCGTCGACATCGAGACGGGGCACGCGATCTCGACCGAGATGCTGCGCTACGGCCAGCGGGTCTCGGTGCTGGCGTGGGCGTGCGACCCGCTGTGGCGCTCCGACCGCGGCCTCGAGATCGCCGGTCCCCGGGCGTTCGGCTACGACCTGCCGTACGTGCCCTTCGAACGGAAGGACGCGCGATGA
- a CDS encoding ornithine cyclodeaminase, with the protein MTGFVGVDAMVRWVAAHGAERVMTDMVGYLEEDYRRWPSFDKVERMASHTPFGVIELMPISDPDTYAFKYVNGHPFNPGRGYQTVTAFGVLADVHNGYPVFLSEMTLLTALRTAATSAMVARRLARPDSATMAMIGAGSQAEFQALAFRGVLGVDRLRVFDVDPAATAKLRRNLAPLGFDIVVCDSAAEAARGADIVTTCTADKTAATVLGDADVASGMHVNAIGGDCPGKTELDPAILSRGPVFVEYTPQTRIEGEIQRVAADFPVTEFWEVLTGRAAGRTSDEQVTVFGSVGFAIEDFSALRFLRDSVAGTELALEIDLVAAPDDPKDLFGLVGSPVPAL; encoded by the coding sequence GGATGCCATGGTGCGCTGGGTCGCGGCACACGGGGCCGAGCGGGTGATGACCGACATGGTCGGCTACCTGGAGGAGGACTACCGTCGGTGGCCGTCGTTCGACAAGGTCGAGCGCATGGCGAGTCACACCCCGTTCGGGGTCATCGAGCTCATGCCGATCAGCGATCCCGACACCTACGCCTTCAAGTACGTGAACGGCCACCCGTTCAACCCCGGTCGCGGCTACCAGACGGTGACCGCGTTCGGGGTGCTGGCCGACGTGCACAACGGCTACCCCGTGTTCCTGTCGGAGATGACACTGCTGACGGCGCTGCGCACGGCGGCGACGTCGGCGATGGTGGCGCGCCGGCTCGCGCGGCCCGACTCCGCGACGATGGCCATGATCGGCGCCGGGAGCCAGGCCGAGTTCCAAGCCCTCGCCTTCCGCGGCGTCCTCGGGGTCGACCGGCTGCGCGTCTTCGACGTCGACCCCGCGGCGACCGCGAAGCTCCGGCGCAACCTGGCGCCCCTCGGCTTCGACATCGTCGTGTGCGACTCCGCGGCCGAGGCCGCACGGGGCGCCGACATCGTCACGACGTGCACCGCCGACAAGACGGCGGCGACCGTGCTGGGCGATGCGGACGTGGCATCCGGAATGCACGTCAACGCCATCGGGGGCGACTGTCCCGGAAAGACCGAGCTCGATCCCGCGATCCTCTCGCGCGGCCCGGTGTTCGTGGAGTACACCCCGCAGACCCGCATCGAAGGCGAGATCCAGCGCGTCGCCGCTGACTTCCCGGTGACCGAGTTCTGGGAGGTGCTCACCGGTCGTGCCGCCGGTCGCACCTCCGACGAGCAGGTGACGGTGTTCGGCTCCGTCGGGTTCGCGATCGAGGACTTCTCGGCGTTGCGGTTCCTCCGCGACAGCGTCGCGGGCACCGAGCTCGCGCTCGAGATCGACCTCGTGGCCGCCCCCGATGACCCGAAAGACCTCTTCGGTCTCGTCGGCTCCCCGGTGCCGGCGCTGTGA
- a CDS encoding pyridoxamine 5'-phosphate oxidase family protein gives MLSTDFRALGLEEIRGTLGEPEGPSLQKITDRLDENCLRFLAHSPFATLATADSDGTCDCSPRGDYPGFVRAIDDRTVVIPDRLGNKIADSMRNIVDNGHAALLCFVPGMSETLRINGTAIVTDDPTLLRSLEQDHTVPDLAIVLRIEQVYLHCGRALLRGGIWDAEMQDLATQVPSSGQIWASTSGWDASVGDVIDEAMSGAYRALY, from the coding sequence ATGCTCTCCACAGACTTCCGCGCGCTCGGACTCGAGGAGATCCGTGGCACGCTCGGCGAGCCCGAGGGACCGTCTCTGCAGAAGATCACCGATCGGCTCGACGAGAACTGCCTGCGCTTCCTCGCCCACTCCCCTTTCGCCACCCTGGCGACCGCCGACAGCGACGGAACCTGTGACTGCTCGCCGCGTGGCGACTACCCCGGTTTCGTGCGGGCGATCGACGATCGCACGGTGGTCATCCCCGATCGCCTCGGCAACAAGATCGCCGATTCGATGCGCAACATCGTCGACAACGGCCACGCCGCCCTGCTCTGCTTCGTGCCGGGGATGAGTGAGACCCTGCGCATCAACGGCACCGCGATCGTGACCGATGACCCGACGCTGTTGCGCTCGCTCGAGCAGGACCACACGGTGCCGGATCTCGCGATCGTGCTGCGAATCGAGCAGGTCTACCTGCACTGCGGACGTGCTCTGCTGCGCGGCGGGATCTGGGATGCCGAGATGCAGGACCTCGCGACGCAGGTCCCGAGCTCCGGGCAGATCTGGGCGAGCACCTCGGGATGGGATGCCAGCGTGGGCGACGTCATCGACGAGGCGATGTCCGGCGCTTACCGGGCGCTGTACTGA
- a CDS encoding PDR/VanB family oxidoreductase produces the protein MPLVVRDITRQTPDIVSVTLQSVDATPLPAWQPGAHIDLQLITRHERQYSLCGDPADTASYRIAVRREELSRGGSRYIHSFLREGGTVWVRPPRNLFELGEAPAYLLLAAGIGVTPILAMARHLASVGADWRMIDIVRSRGGVAFADEIAALGERATVHVSGEEGRLDLAATVGGIAPGTDVYACGPASFTDALLALAPTLPEGSGIHLERFEPRTRTFAPNEPFTATATRSGVTVEVPATRSLLESLQGAGVPLSGSCLRGVCGSCAVPVLDGAVEHRDSLTVDDDARVMYACVSRARTGSSLVLDV, from the coding sequence ATGCCCCTGGTGGTCCGCGACATCACGCGGCAGACGCCCGACATCGTCAGCGTCACCCTTCAGAGCGTCGACGCGACCCCGCTCCCGGCGTGGCAGCCCGGGGCTCACATCGACCTCCAGCTCATCACCCGGCACGAACGGCAGTACTCGCTGTGCGGCGACCCCGCCGACACGGCGTCGTACCGGATCGCGGTGCGCCGGGAAGAGCTCTCGCGCGGCGGCTCGCGCTACATCCACTCCTTCCTCCGGGAGGGCGGCACCGTCTGGGTTCGGCCGCCGCGCAACCTGTTCGAGCTGGGCGAGGCGCCCGCGTATCTGTTGCTCGCCGCCGGCATCGGCGTGACCCCCATCCTGGCGATGGCTCGGCACCTGGCATCCGTCGGCGCCGACTGGCGCATGATCGACATCGTCCGCTCTCGCGGCGGGGTGGCCTTCGCCGACGAGATCGCCGCTCTCGGCGAGCGCGCCACGGTGCACGTGAGCGGGGAGGAGGGACGACTCGACCTCGCCGCCACGGTCGGCGGCATCGCCCCCGGCACCGACGTGTACGCGTGCGGCCCGGCGTCGTTCACCGACGCGCTGCTCGCCCTGGCTCCGACGCTGCCGGAGGGGTCCGGCATCCACCTCGAACGTTTCGAGCCGCGCACGCGCACCTTCGCCCCGAACGAGCCGTTCACGGCCACCGCGACCCGCTCCGGGGTGACCGTCGAGGTTCCCGCGACGCGGTCGCTGCTCGAGTCGCTCCAGGGCGCCGGGGTGCCGCTCAGCGGCTCATGCCTGCGCGGTGTGTGCGGCTCGTGCGCCGTTCCCGTGCTCGACGGCGCGGTGGAGCACCGCGACTCGCTCACGGTCGACGACGATGCCCGTGTGATGTACGCGTGCGTGTCGCGCGCACGAACCGGATCGTCCCTCGTGCTCGACGTGTGA